The Candidatus Woesearchaeota archaeon genome contains the following window.
CAAACCGTACAGTTTCTGCGCATTGACAAAATCAAGCTCGTCGAACGGTACTACCCTGCGCTGCATGAAAAGCTGCGCACCGCAGCAGACTATGCAAACCAATCCGACATCATGGTTGATGAGCTCCATAAAGAAGTGCTCCACGACGTGCGCGACGTGGCAACATCCGCATTTCTAAGCAGGACTAACCTTGCGAAAAAAACATTCGCCGTCATTCTCTTATCATTTGTCCTCTTGTCCATCACTCACTTCAACCTTGATTCTGAATCCCTCAAGCTGAAAATCAAGGAAAAAATCGCGCAGGCCATTGACAAGGCGCTGGTGGAAAAGGGTGATAGCATTTTCAACAACACGCTCGAGCAGCGCGGCGGCTCGGGCGTCGGCGTCGGCATCAACACCGATATTTTCGGCAAGCAAAATCTGGCGAAACTCGGCGATGAACAGCTCGATGTTCTTATTAATCCGGCGAGCGTTGAGTTCAAAATCGGCAAAATTGAAGACCCAGAAAAAAAAGATTTCCAGTCAGTATTCCCCACCGATGTCTACCTTGAACAGTCAAAGAGCTACGAAGAAAAAATTCCTAAAGAACAGCAGGAACTGGTGAAGAAATATTTTAAGGAACTGGGCAAGGGATGATTTTTATATACTCATTTTTTACATAATAATTCCGCCCCAGTGTTCCCTCGACCAGGGCGGCACATATGTTTCTCGTTCTGCTTGTCGATGCATCTCATCTAATCCATCTAATCTCTGTTGGGTTCGCACAATACTTTCTTGTGATAGCCGAAGTGAACGGACATGTTCTCTTTTTGGATTTTCATGAAGTTCCAGTTTTGCTTTTCCACGTTTGTAACACCGAAGTGCACATTCATAATCTTTCGTTGTTTCTGCAATCTCTCCTTCAATACAGTCAAACTGCCCATTGCGTGGATCGATGTGTTGTGCTCTATTAATATGAATTTGTGCGTTATGGGACATGTTCAACACGAGTAATGTTGTTGCATAATCACCGTGATAGTCCGCATTTCCCGGCTCTTTTGTAATCGCCTCTTCAAAATAAGTAATAGTTTCACTGTTCCTGTTTCGTGCAGCAAGCGCCAGGGCAAGATGATACGCGGTTCTTCCTTTGCTTCCATTACTGTTGTATGCAAGGCGCGCAAGAGCAAGCACCCGTTTGCTTAGTTCTTGATCCCGCTCTGCGAGCTTTTTTTCGTAGAGTTCTCGCAGGCCTTCTTCAGTGGCATCAATTATCTGTTGGAGGGTGAACATGAACGGTGAATCTTGTTGGTTATTTAAAAATATACTTCTTTTTTGCAGGGGAACCACAACATTAAAAAACCACAACCATTATAAATATCCAAATTACAGAGCATTAAAAGGGGTCACCATGAAAAATTACGAAAAGCTCTTTGAAGGCATGCTGGCGCAGATCAACAAGGTCATTATCGGCCAGGATGAGATGATTGAGCAGCTTCTTGTTGGCATTCTTTGCAATTCAAATGTTCTTATTGAAGGATATCCCGGCCTTGCCAAGACGCTGACCATAAAAACTCTCGCTCAAGTAATGGACCTCTCATTTTCCCGTATACAAAACACGCCTGACCTAATGCCGTCCGACATCACCGGAACATACATCATCGAAGAGGTGGGCGGTAAGCGCCAGTTCAAATTTCAGAAAGGGCCTATTTTTGCAAATATCGTGCTTGCCGACGAAATAAACCGCGCGACACCCAAGACCCAATCAGCGTTGCTTGAAGCAATGCAGGAAAAACAAGTGACCGTTGGCAACACCACGTTCAAGCTTGATCTTCCGTTCTTTGTTCTTGCAACACAAAACCCGATTGAACAGGAAGGAACCTACCCTTTGCCTGAAGCGCAGGCCGACCGTTTCCTGCTCAAAATTAAAATGGGCTACCCCAAATTTGACGACGAAGTGCGCATTGTTGACCGGTACACATCCGAGGAAGAGCCGCCGAAATTGCCGGCGATTATTGACGCAAAAACATTGTTCGCGCTCCAGAATCTCGCGCGCCGC
Protein-coding sequences here:
- a CDS encoding MoxR family ATPase, with the protein product MKNYEKLFEGMLAQINKVIIGQDEMIEQLLVGILCNSNVLIEGYPGLAKTLTIKTLAQVMDLSFSRIQNTPDLMPSDITGTYIIEEVGGKRQFKFQKGPIFANIVLADEINRATPKTQSALLEAMQEKQVTVGNTTFKLDLPFFVLATQNPIEQEGTYPLPEAQADRFLLKIKMGYPKFDDEVRIVDRYTSEEEPPKLPAIIDAKTLFALQNLARRVPIATDLKNKIVKLVAITRTQKNLLEYGASPRASIGLVLAAKAHALLKGRAHVASEDIVKMAYPVLRHRIILNFDAERKGMTTDDVVTELLSK